The genomic interval TGAAACAACCATTATGGctaaatatttgcatattactTGTTGCTGCCCATGTGGGGATTAGGGATCTCTAGGTCAAGGCCTTGAGGTGCCTTAAATAAGAGTGGTTTACTTCTTGACAGTTGATGCATACCCATGTGCGAAGTGAGGCCTATGAACCCTTTTAGGGCTTGATGTTATTGAAGGCTTCCTTGAAACCAAGGAGGCACCTTCCGCCCTTAACAAGTAAATAATTATTTTGTAATGAACTGATGTGCCCGGCTTTTGGATATCTTATGATGGTTATTGGTTATTTTAGCAAGATCCCCATCTCTCATCGTGTGATCTGGCACCCTATTGCCAACTATTTGAGGGGGGTGCAACCATGCAAAGTGCTTTGTTATCCCTTGGATGGttcttattttaaatttacaaCCTGGTAACCTGCTACATCTCTTTGTAGACTTCAGGGCATTGCAATTTCCAACATATATGTACCCAGAAACATTGGGCCTCTTATGTATCCAGCTGCAGCTCTAGAACCTGCCAAACTTCTATTGAAGGACTAATAAGATCAATGTGTAAGGAATAATCAACATATCCAAGTCATCCTGGATTTTTTTGTCAAAATCCATGCTGCCGCTCTAGCCTCATTCTCTCATGTTGCTTTTATCCTTGTCTTAACATAAGGCAACTTCCTTTCTCATTGTTATGTATGGGAATTTCCCCCCACACTAAAGAATCCTCAAAGTAGATGGTCATTAAATTCCTTAATGCGGTCTGCGTCTTTAATTGAGATGTTGACAATGTTTTATGAACTGAGTAAATTACATACACTAGGTTTGTCGTGCAATAAGAAGAAGATGAATCTTGTGATATGTGCTATATTGTTGATCTATGTAGAATTGATAACTCAACATGAACTGCTTTAATTTCTCTTCAAACATTTCGGCTGAGTATTGAGACTTCATTGTGGTTCGCTCCTTCTCGGACTCCGcatacgtgggagctttgtgcaccgggctccccccccccccccccttttttttaatttttatattgagaCTTCATTCAAAATATTTGGGCAAATGCGTCTCTGGGAACTATGTGTTCTTATTTCTTATGTCAAAGAAGAATTGTAAAGAGTAAAAGCTTAGGATTAATGAATGTTCATTAGGCAGATTAGCATGCAAgtgctctgtgtgtgtgtgtgtgtgcgtacGCGCGTGCGCCGGGGCGTGCgcgggggtgggggtgggggtgcgTGCGTGTCTGTCTGTCTGTGTCTGTGTCTGTCTGTGTCTGTGTCTGTGTCTGTGTGTGTTAGGATTAATATTATGAATGTTCATTAGGCAGATTAGCATGCAAGTGCTCTGACTATTGAAGTTCTAAAGCAGAAAATAATATTGAAGTCTATTGTTATTAATAGCTATTAGCTATGTTGCTAGTTGGGAGTGCTGGAATTTATTTCCCAATTGTCGCTATCTCCAATACTTTCTTCTAAAATATTGGGATTACTTAATGTTTGTGGTAATGGATTGTAGTTTTCAAGTTGTTGGATCTTTTTGAGCTGCATTTGTTGTCTCTCACCCTTTGATTGTTGCCATTGATCTTGCAGGAGATCATCCCTCTAATTAACTGGGAGACAACAACATTCAGCACTCCAGTACTGGCAGTTGTAATCTTTGCTTCTGTAGCATTATTCCCAACCTTGCTTTTACCATCTACACCTTCCATGTGGGCAGCTGGGATGACTTTTGGCTATGGCTTTGGATTCTTACTTATTATAGCTGGCGCAGCTGTGGGAATATCACTTCCATATTTCATTGGTTCTCTCTTCTATCACAAAATCCAAGTGTGTACCTTATTCAAGTTTTTAAAGTTTCCCTTTAATCTTATATGGTTACAAGCCTCTCTTTTCTTATGCATGTTCAACTGTctttcttgattcctgcacaggGTTGGTTAGAAAAATATCCTAAGAAAGCTTCTGTTATAAGATTCGCTGGTGAAGGAAATTGGTTTAATCAGTTCCGAGCTGTTGCATTGATCAGGATTTCTCCTTTTCCATATATCATATACAATTACTGTGCTGTGGCAACAGATGTGAAGTATGGTCCTTACCTCTTGGGATCATTGGCAGGAATGGTGCCagaaatctttgttgcaatcTACACGTAGGAGCTCcttctttgtttctctcaaatgcTTCTTCACTCAAAATTTGTGtgaattacatatatacataagtgCATGCATGAACCAAAGAATATTTATATGTGTGTCTTTGCTGGTAAATGCATCAACGGTTTTTCATCTCCCGAGCACATTAAAGGATTGGTTTGTGTTTgtctcaaaatccaatttttgCATTTTGTTGACTCTGTTTAACTTGAGCTCAGGCTATGATTATTGGATCATGTAGTGATATTGGGAggaagtattattattatatggatGTTGTAGAGCATGTCTTGTTTGAAGCCAGTTTTGGCATTACTTGCAATGTGTGTGGAAGTTTTTTAGTCCTTTCACTCCTTGCTTGGTTTGCATCCAGGCTCCATCGCTCTCATTGCATCTACACTTAGAATGGTTGCGCCTTCAATAATGTTTTGCTGCAATATCCCCTTGCCATGATTTGTTTCTTTTGAGGGTCATGATACATTGAATGGGTTACATGTCAAGATCCTGCACTGTAGCAACAAATTGTTGAAGACCATCATTGCTATTGAGCcttagaaatagaaaaaaaacttTGGTTACTGCTTATAAATAAGAAAATCCACTATTTATTCATTTAATGAGTTGTGACTGCCCCATCCAATGGTACATTTGTACATGTTGGCCCCATAGTAGCAGCCTAGCAGGTGCTCCTGTTTGCAAATTTTTTCTGCAGTTTACTTCACATCTCCCTTGATTGTGCAAATTCATGCTGCCTGTACTAAATCTTATATTGGTGGGGAGCAACAAACTGATGCATACAGAAGCTTCAATTGCTTGAAAATTATCGGTGATGGCACtatattaaaatttggaaatccCTCAAGTTGCACTACCAACCCCACCCTACTTCCTTCCATGTCTTAACTACCCTTCTAAGGTCTAATTCATCCATGCAGCACAAGACAAGTTCATTCACACATTAATCCCCACAAACTCCCCATCTGTTAATTATAACTAGTTAACTACAACGACAAACCGAGCTTTAAATCCAACTTAGTGGTTTGAATACATGAATCCTCTTCTGCCAGTTTACACGACGTTGGGCAATTTCCTATAGCAATTTGATGGCTGTTAAATCATCATTTACTGTCTCATTCacattattttaggtctacccctaccacTTCTATTGGTACACAATAACTAGCTCATTCCCCACCTGTGTTCTATTTGATCTTTGCAGGTGTGCAAACCATCTAAGCCGTCTCTCCCTTGTCTTCTACAAGTGCTGTGCCTAACTTACTATAATAactattttccttattttatcttttaatatcatacaccttagcattctcatttcgacaacttttatttttatatattgtttcttatttGTCCAATATTTTGATCCACATAGTATAGCTGGTCtcatagctgtcctataaaactttcctaatttccttttaatttttagggtATTCTATAATACAACACGCTTGAAGCACTTCTGCATTTTATGGTATGTCTAATGATCTGTTAAGAAGTGTGCAAGGCTTAAAAGTTCTCTTGATTCCATTACCTCTACTGCTGCTGCTGCGGCTGCTTTGCAGGATCTCATGAGGGCAAGTCTGGAAAGAGTTCAATTTTAATTCCTTCGGTGTTGAACTGCCAAAGCTCTCATGAGGGCAGGTCTTAGCTTGCTGTGTTTTTGCATGGAATTGGCAGTTCTTAGGATAGAGTTCCAATTTGATTCTGTGTTCAAAAACCCACAATTAGTTCTGATTTAAATTTGGTGCATGAAATTTGTTGGCTCACAAAAGTTTTTTTCTCCctcctctttatttattttaaagaagATTTATTCAGCCAAGAGCGTGCTTAAGTTTTCTTGTTTCTGATCTAGTTATTTTCTGGCTGCTggttattaaattattaatattccTTTTGTTATCCTTTTTAGCACGGGAGAAATAAATGCCACTATTTTTCTAACACATTGTGGTTGTATAAGCCATAAGGATGAAAGATCACTGTTGATGGTCACATAACATGCTGTTGAAGTTGTGAGCAATTTGTTTTACTGTTGCAGGGGGATCTTGATAAGAGCTTTGGCAGATGCTTCGCATGATCGGCATTCCCTTTCAGCTCCACAGAttgtcttcaatattcttggTTTCTGTGCTACAGTGGCCACAACTATTATATTTACAGTGTTTGCAAAAAGGCGGTTGAAGGCAT from Malania oleifera isolate guangnan ecotype guangnan chromosome 9, ASM2987363v1, whole genome shotgun sequence carries:
- the LOC131164070 gene encoding uncharacterized protein LOC131164070, whose protein sequence is MTYDGDEDEMVPELKLRMEDNSGDYVKLTGSEAEGDGGEEASSSAREGSLCWWVKVVVLFVLLGALAGVCLKWVGPFLMDKEIIPLINWETTTFSTPVLAVVIFASVALFPTLLLPSTPSMWAAGMTFGYGFGFLLIIAGAAVGISLPYFIGSLFYHKIQGWLEKYPKKASVIRFAGEGNWFNQFRAVALIRISPFPYIIYNYCAVATDVKYGPYLLGSLAGMVPEIFVAIYTGILIRALADASHDRHSLSAPQIVFNILGFCATVATTIIFTVFAKRRLKALQKEEEQLLE